From the Rhodococcus sp. NBC_00297 genome, one window contains:
- a CDS encoding vWA domain-containing protein produces MTGTVDISGIPAHLVGFVEALRRRGIDVGPSETVDAGAVLAVLDILDREVVREGLACALVRRPGHRPAFDALFDLWFPAAIGARTADEENTVGPPLAEDGTVDLDALKHVLAELLADGSAEAMAQVERLVGDIVETYGKYSSSRGESFSEYQTLRTVEPSTLLAKILDGLIGRSSGPGAPTTGEFESELARRTAAVRIAEFRSMIEKETRRRTAEVLGKERVASYGVPRLAEDVDFLRASESELAALRKNVAPLARLLASRLAARRRRSRAGSIDLRRTLRKSLSTGGVPIDLVNRKPRTARPELVIFCDVSGSVAGFSQFTLLLVHTLREQFSRVRVFAFIDTADEVTRFFDASAGRASLAESMSRMIAESELITYDGHSDYGHSFETFTAHHLDAIGPRASLLILGDARTNYRDPRTESLARMVTVARHAHWLNPEPKAQWGTGDSAADVYRRVISMHECRSAAQLAEVVSRLLPTGS; encoded by the coding sequence GTGACCGGGACGGTGGACATCTCCGGCATCCCCGCACACCTGGTGGGGTTCGTGGAGGCGCTGCGTCGCCGCGGTATCGACGTCGGCCCGTCGGAGACGGTCGACGCGGGCGCGGTGCTGGCCGTTCTCGACATCCTCGATCGGGAGGTGGTGCGGGAGGGTCTCGCGTGCGCGCTGGTGCGCCGACCCGGCCATCGACCCGCGTTCGACGCGCTCTTCGATCTGTGGTTCCCGGCCGCGATCGGTGCGCGGACCGCCGACGAGGAGAACACGGTCGGCCCGCCTCTCGCCGAGGACGGCACCGTCGATCTCGATGCTCTGAAACACGTGCTGGCGGAGCTGCTCGCGGACGGTTCCGCGGAGGCAATGGCGCAGGTCGAGCGCCTGGTGGGCGACATCGTCGAGACCTACGGCAAGTACAGCTCCAGCCGCGGCGAGTCGTTCTCGGAGTACCAGACGCTGCGCACGGTGGAGCCGTCGACGCTGCTGGCGAAGATTCTCGACGGACTGATCGGCCGCTCCAGCGGTCCCGGTGCACCCACGACCGGCGAGTTCGAGTCCGAACTGGCCCGTCGGACGGCCGCGGTCCGCATCGCGGAGTTCCGGTCGATGATCGAGAAGGAGACCCGTCGCCGCACCGCCGAGGTGCTGGGCAAGGAACGGGTGGCGTCCTACGGCGTCCCGCGCCTGGCCGAGGACGTCGACTTCCTCCGCGCGTCCGAGTCGGAACTGGCGGCCCTCCGCAAGAACGTCGCTCCGTTGGCGCGGCTCCTGGCGAGCCGACTGGCGGCCCGTCGACGGCGGTCGCGAGCGGGGTCGATCGACCTGCGGCGCACCCTGCGCAAGTCCTTGTCGACGGGCGGCGTCCCCATCGACCTGGTCAACCGCAAGCCCCGTACCGCGCGGCCCGAACTGGTGATCTTCTGCGACGTCTCGGGATCTGTCGCCGGCTTCAGCCAGTTCACCCTGCTGCTCGTGCACACGTTGCGCGAACAGTTTTCCCGAGTGCGTGTCTTCGCGTTCATCGACACCGCCGACGAGGTGACCCGGTTCTTCGACGCCTCGGCCGGACGCGCGTCGCTCGCCGAGTCGATGTCGCGCATGATCGCGGAGTCGGAGCTGATCACCTACGACGGCCATTCCGACTACGGCCACTCCTTCGAGACCTTCACCGCGCATCACCTCGATGCCATCGGTCCTCGGGCGTCGTTGTTGATCCTGGGCGATGCCCGCACCAACTACCGCGATCCGCGCACCGAGTCCCTCGCCCGCATGGTCACCGTCGCCCGGCACGCGCACTGGCTCAACCCCGAGCCGAAGGCGCAGTGGGGGACCGGTGACTCGGCCGCCGACGTCTATCGGCGGGTGATCTCGATGCACGAGTGCCGGTCGGCGGCGCAACTGGCCGAGGTCGTGTCGCGGCTCCTTCCCACGGGATCCTGA
- the nadD gene encoding nicotinate-nucleotide adenylyltransferase, producing the protein MQEPTTPPEGRRPRRLGVMGGTFDPIHHGHLVAASEVADRFQLDEVVFVPTGQPWQKQDRTVSPAEDRYLMTVVATASNPRFSVSRVDLDRAKPTYTVDTLRDLADQHPGDQLFFITGADALSSIIGWQNWQELFELARFVGVSRPGYELGADHLAEYLDRLPKDVLTLVEIPALAISSTECRRRAAENRPVWYLVPDGVVQYISKRDLYRPAGEERHDGIATVSEPAPQHTGTSATTASALPGENTT; encoded by the coding sequence GTGCAGGAACCGACGACGCCGCCCGAGGGCCGACGCCCGCGACGTCTCGGCGTCATGGGTGGCACGTTCGACCCCATTCACCACGGGCACCTCGTGGCCGCCAGTGAGGTCGCCGACCGGTTCCAGCTCGACGAGGTCGTCTTCGTTCCCACCGGCCAGCCCTGGCAGAAGCAGGACCGGACGGTGAGCCCGGCGGAGGACCGCTACCTCATGACGGTGGTCGCCACCGCGTCCAACCCTCGCTTCTCCGTCAGCCGCGTCGACCTCGACCGTGCGAAGCCGACGTACACCGTCGACACGCTTCGCGATCTCGCCGACCAGCATCCCGGTGACCAGCTGTTCTTCATCACCGGGGCCGATGCTCTCAGCAGCATCATCGGGTGGCAGAACTGGCAGGAACTGTTCGAGCTGGCCCGCTTCGTCGGCGTGTCCCGCCCCGGTTACGAACTGGGTGCCGACCATCTGGCCGAGTACCTCGATCGGTTGCCGAAGGACGTCCTGACCCTCGTGGAGATCCCGGCTCTGGCCATCTCGTCCACGGAATGTCGACGGCGTGCCGCCGAGAACCGTCCCGTCTGGTACCTCGTGCCGGACGGCGTCGTCCAGTACATCTCGAAGCGGGACCTGTACCGCCCCGCCGGGGAGGAGCGTCACGACGGCATCGCGACCGTCTCCGAGCCCGCACCCCAGCACACCGGCACTTCCGCCACCACCGCATCAGCCCTACCAGGAGAGAACACCACGTGA
- the rsfS gene encoding ribosome silencing factor, with product MSATPEAIRVASIAALAADEKLAADVMALDVSDQLVITDCFVIASAPNERQVNAIVENIEEKLREAGSQPVRREGTREGRWALLDYVDVVVHVLHNDERHFYALERLWKDCPVLEIEGLGATDTSTQYGTDDHGVDDALDHGVDRVTEPDE from the coding sequence GTGAGCGCTACACCCGAGGCCATCAGGGTCGCCAGCATCGCCGCACTCGCGGCGGACGAGAAGCTCGCCGCCGACGTCATGGCCCTCGACGTCTCCGACCAGCTGGTCATCACCGACTGCTTCGTCATCGCGTCGGCACCCAACGAGCGCCAGGTCAACGCCATCGTCGAGAACATCGAGGAGAAGCTCCGCGAGGCGGGCAGCCAGCCCGTTCGTCGTGAGGGCACCCGCGAGGGCCGATGGGCACTGCTCGACTACGTCGACGTCGTCGTCCACGTGCTCCACAACGACGAGCGTCACTTCTACGCCCTCGAGCGTCTGTGGAAGGACTGCCCGGTCCTCGAGATCGAGGGTCTCGGAGCCACGGACACCTCGACGCAGTACGGCACCGACGATCACGGTGTCGACGACGCCCTCGACCACGGTGTCGATCGCGTCACCGAACCGGACGAGTGA
- a CDS encoding histidine phosphatase family protein, translating into MTSVRRLVLLRHGQTEYNAASRMQGHLDTDLTELGRTQAEVAARALALLQPHRIVSSDLRRAHDTATALSTATGVPVELDERLRETHLGDWQGLTHLDVDDVSPGVRESWRADAEFRPPGGESRVDVAERSMPLIQELLKDPEWTTAPVVVVAHGGTIAALTAALLDLPVDRWPVLGGLGNASWVQVAGHGTDDVSWRLDVWNATAAVAGDVL; encoded by the coding sequence GTGACGTCCGTTCGTCGGTTGGTGCTGCTCCGGCACGGTCAGACCGAGTACAACGCGGCCTCGCGCATGCAGGGTCATCTCGACACCGACCTGACCGAGCTGGGTCGCACACAGGCCGAGGTCGCCGCTCGAGCGTTGGCATTGCTGCAGCCACACCGCATCGTCTCGTCCGATCTGCGACGGGCACACGACACGGCGACCGCGCTGTCGACGGCCACGGGTGTTCCCGTCGAGCTCGACGAGCGGCTCCGGGAGACGCACCTCGGTGACTGGCAGGGGCTGACGCACCTCGACGTCGACGACGTCTCACCCGGCGTCCGCGAATCGTGGCGCGCCGACGCCGAGTTCCGTCCGCCGGGCGGCGAGTCGCGCGTGGACGTCGCCGAGCGCTCGATGCCGCTGATCCAGGAGCTGCTGAAGGACCCGGAGTGGACCACGGCGCCCGTCGTCGTGGTCGCCCACGGTGGAACCATCGCCGCGCTCACGGCCGCACTGCTCGATCTGCCGGTCGACCGGTGGCCGGTGCTCGGGGGACTGGGCAACGCCAGCTGGGTGCAGGTCGCCGGACACGGAACGGACGACGTCTCCTGGCGCCTGGACGTGTGGAATGCGACGGCCGCCGTGGCGGGTGACGTTCTCTGA
- the octT gene encoding diglucosylglycerate octanoyltransferase gives MSEADRPVLLVLADSLAYYGPEGGLPADHPRIWPTLVARELGWDVELVGRIGWTCRDAWWALTQDPRVWASIPRAGAVVLATGGMDSLPSPLPTALREQIRYVRPPILRRGVRAAYGWLQPRLSHLGRPVALPPHLSVDYLEQIRAALAAVRPEIPVIATLPSVHRCDAYGRVHTGREPAVRATTAWAVGHDLPLVDLKAAVEENIVSGNANPDGIHWGWDAHVRVAESVVAAVRASARI, from the coding sequence ATGTCCGAGGCGGATCGCCCGGTCCTGCTCGTCCTCGCGGACTCGCTCGCGTACTACGGTCCCGAGGGCGGACTGCCGGCCGACCATCCCCGCATCTGGCCCACGCTCGTCGCGCGCGAACTGGGCTGGGACGTCGAGCTCGTCGGCCGCATCGGCTGGACCTGCCGCGACGCCTGGTGGGCACTCACCCAGGATCCCCGTGTGTGGGCGTCGATACCGCGTGCCGGGGCGGTGGTCCTCGCGACCGGCGGGATGGACTCGTTGCCGTCACCTCTGCCGACGGCCCTGCGGGAGCAGATCCGCTACGTCCGACCGCCCATCCTGCGGCGCGGTGTGCGCGCCGCCTACGGGTGGCTGCAGCCGCGGCTCTCACACCTGGGCCGTCCGGTGGCACTGCCGCCGCATCTGAGTGTCGACTACCTCGAGCAGATCCGCGCCGCCCTCGCGGCAGTGCGTCCGGAGATACCCGTCATCGCGACGCTCCCGTCGGTGCATCGATGCGACGCCTACGGACGAGTGCACACCGGCCGCGAACCAGCGGTGCGCGCGACCACGGCGTGGGCGGTGGGACACGATCTCCCGCTCGTCGACCTCAAGGCGGCCGTCGAGGAGAACATCGTGTCCGGGAACGCGAATCCCGATGGTATTCACTGGGGTTGGGACGCACACGTGCGCGTGGCCGAGTCCGTCGTCGCTGCCGTGCGCGCCTCCGCCCGCATCTGA
- a CDS encoding ComEA family DNA-binding protein — translation MAPEIAAHEPADPDGGRSDAVHRRAGLVGSRFRIDPGSRGVRALAVAAVLLVGAVGAVVMRDSPQVTAVPPLPPLITESETPTTSAPESAGVVVSVLGAVMRPGLVTVPAESRIADVVAAAGGRRDDADLFGLNWAAKVSDGEQVVVGSTTGSVPLAPAPVSVAGEGSSDAGGKAPGLVSLNEATEAELDALPGVGPVTASAIVQWRTENGGFTSVDQLSEVSGVGPARLEKLTPLVTV, via the coding sequence ATGGCACCCGAGATCGCTGCTCACGAGCCGGCCGACCCCGACGGCGGCCGGTCCGACGCGGTGCATCGCCGCGCGGGTCTCGTCGGCTCGCGCTTCCGGATCGATCCGGGGTCCCGCGGCGTCCGTGCCCTCGCCGTGGCCGCCGTCCTTCTCGTGGGCGCCGTGGGGGCAGTGGTGATGCGAGATTCTCCGCAGGTCACCGCGGTGCCGCCGCTTCCCCCTCTGATCACCGAGTCCGAGACGCCGACGACGTCGGCACCGGAATCCGCGGGAGTCGTGGTCAGCGTGCTCGGCGCTGTGATGCGCCCGGGACTCGTCACCGTTCCCGCCGAGTCCCGTATCGCCGATGTCGTCGCGGCCGCGGGTGGGCGCCGGGACGACGCGGACCTCTTCGGGCTCAATTGGGCGGCGAAGGTGTCGGACGGTGAACAGGTGGTGGTGGGGTCGACGACGGGGTCGGTACCGCTCGCTCCGGCACCCGTGTCCGTGGCCGGTGAGGGGTCGTCCGATGCCGGCGGGAAGGCCCCGGGTCTGGTGTCGCTGAACGAGGCGACGGAGGCGGAGCTCGATGCCCTGCCCGGTGTCGGTCCGGTGACCGCGAGCGCGATCGTGCAATGGCGCACCGAGAACGGCGGCTTCACGTCCGTCGATCAGCTGTCCGAGGTGAGCGGCGTCGGCCCCGCTCGGCTCGAGAAGCTGACGCCCCTGGTCACGGTGTGA
- a CDS encoding ComEC/Rec2 family competence protein, translating into MTDAPAVDLRLVPSAVGAWAATVVAVGPGWRPAAALAAVCVLVAVVGWWCRRRHGWGSLVMLVVVAACCVTAAFAAMSSLRMHEVTTGPVREGALRGAYATVEGVVTDDPRPITGSFADQVLVPIRASRVTLRGTVVDGSARITVFAPPDPWRALEPGVSVTFRARLAAPDRVGAVDAVARATGPPEVGSAPALLRWSGVVRRALAEAAAIALPREEAGLLPGMVVGDRSGLDVSVQDSFTAAGMSHLTAVSGANFTFVVGCVVLGARLLSAGPRTTAAFAGIVLVAFVVVARPSPSVLRAAVMGVLGLLAVMTGRRRHVMPALCTAVLVLLAVDPGLAVSWGFALSVTATVALVLLAPMLTAMVSRADAPPGHRRPVLDAVAVALAAHLVTAPLVAAMAGTFSVYSVAANVLAAPVVGPVTVIGALAAVVAVVSVEAGAVVAGVAWVPLRWLLAVAAYTADAPGATVLTPTGPRGAAVVGGCVLVAAGAAVLVRRRWLSAHRGTIDR; encoded by the coding sequence GTGACCGACGCACCGGCCGTGGATCTGCGGCTCGTCCCGAGTGCGGTGGGGGCGTGGGCTGCGACCGTGGTGGCAGTCGGCCCGGGGTGGCGGCCCGCGGCGGCTCTGGCCGCGGTGTGCGTGCTCGTGGCGGTCGTCGGCTGGTGGTGCCGGCGTCGGCACGGTTGGGGATCGCTGGTGATGCTCGTCGTCGTGGCGGCCTGCTGCGTCACCGCGGCGTTCGCGGCGATGTCGTCCCTGCGGATGCACGAGGTGACGACGGGCCCGGTCCGCGAGGGCGCGCTGCGCGGTGCGTACGCGACGGTCGAGGGCGTCGTCACGGACGATCCACGTCCGATCACGGGCTCGTTCGCGGATCAGGTGCTCGTGCCGATACGAGCGAGCCGAGTGACGCTGCGCGGCACCGTCGTCGATGGGTCGGCCCGGATCACCGTGTTCGCGCCCCCGGATCCGTGGCGGGCACTGGAACCGGGTGTCTCGGTGACGTTCCGGGCGCGGCTCGCGGCTCCCGATCGTGTGGGCGCGGTGGATGCCGTCGCACGTGCCACGGGGCCACCCGAGGTGGGGAGCGCGCCGGCCCTGCTCCGGTGGTCGGGCGTGGTGCGACGTGCTCTCGCGGAGGCCGCTGCCATCGCTCTGCCACGTGAGGAGGCGGGGCTGCTCCCGGGGATGGTGGTGGGGGACAGGTCGGGACTCGACGTCTCCGTCCAGGACTCGTTCACGGCGGCCGGAATGTCCCACTTGACCGCTGTGTCGGGTGCGAACTTCACCTTCGTCGTCGGGTGTGTCGTCCTCGGCGCTCGGCTGCTCTCGGCCGGCCCTCGGACCACCGCGGCGTTCGCGGGAATCGTCCTCGTCGCGTTCGTCGTGGTGGCGAGACCGTCACCCAGCGTCCTGCGTGCGGCGGTCATGGGTGTGCTGGGTCTGCTGGCGGTGATGACCGGCCGCCGTCGCCATGTGATGCCGGCCCTGTGCACCGCGGTGCTGGTGCTGCTGGCCGTCGATCCGGGGCTGGCGGTGTCGTGGGGGTTCGCGCTGTCGGTGACCGCGACGGTCGCTCTCGTGTTGCTCGCCCCGATGCTGACGGCGATGGTGAGCCGCGCCGACGCACCGCCCGGTCACCGACGTCCGGTGCTCGACGCCGTGGCCGTGGCGCTGGCGGCGCACCTGGTGACCGCACCGCTGGTCGCCGCCATGGCTGGAACGTTCTCCGTCTACTCGGTGGCGGCGAACGTGCTCGCCGCACCCGTCGTCGGGCCGGTCACCGTGATCGGCGCGCTGGCGGCCGTGGTGGCCGTCGTGAGCGTGGAGGCCGGGGCTGTCGTCGCCGGGGTGGCGTGGGTGCCGCTGCGGTGGTTGCTGGCCGTGGCCGCGTACACGGCGGACGCTCCCGGTGCGACGGTGCTCACTCCGACCGGGCCGCGGGGCGCCGCCGTCGTCGGGGGATGTGTCCTCGTCGCGGCGGGCGCGGCGGTGCTGGTCCGGCGTCGGTGGCTGTCGGCCCACCGTGGCACCATCGACCGGTGA